Within the Montipora foliosa isolate CH-2021 chromosome 11, ASM3666993v2, whole genome shotgun sequence genome, the region CTTAACGATGGATTATTTAAGATAAAAACATTCTCcttgcagctggagaggaagtcatcaacgAATATTgatttaaacacagcttctatttTCAGTTGTCTCTTAAGGTGAAACAGCACAATATATTAGTCAGTTGCTGATttcacaattcactttagcAATTTTTTCGAAGAGACTTGAATTCTCAGGTcttttttaaggaaaaatagttttcacCTCTGCGAGCAAGCTAGTTGTCTTGGTAATGCATTGATCACAtgacatttgaatttttaaaggCCAAATATTAATTTCAGACCCgtctttttaaataaacactagaatgtactttcattacctcattacatattTTTTGAAAGGGGGCAACAGTTCGTTCGTTTGTAAAATGCCgacgatcaataacatgacctcgtgcaggcgttattgtcccatgctggacaggtgaccaTGTTTGTGGATTAACCCTAATTTGAACTTCTTCCTCTAGGGTTATATCTTCTACAGCAACTTTTCATTCAGCACAATTGCGCAAATATAAGAGAAAGCTAGTAAATACGAATATGTTTTCTTGGcagaaaatatatatcggcttttattcacagaGGTCGAGGTCCGTAACTTTACCTAGGCTACtaattttttccacttaaatggTTCGGGCGAGGGGAAAGCACAATGACGTTACTgaatttactggaaaaaaaaaaaggtgtcgTGGCTTGCACTTTGGAATGTAGAACAAGGTAGATAAAATCTTTATTATATCTATTAGAAATTAATTGGCTCGGGAAGGCATACCATAAAGTTAGATAGGCTGTGTTTTACAGTTAACTTGTTAATGATAGAGCTCTTATTAGGTATAATAATATAAGCTCTCAGCTGCCTTTGGGCGTTGATAATTAACTTCAGACTCATTCAGTCATTTGTTAGCCCACGCATTGAACCCAAAACGtaaaattgatttaatgttaagtcttggttttacaagttggcAAGCAAGGTATTGACAAATTGCCTAAGACGAAAACTGAAAGAGGCGTGTCCAAggttaagccccatttacacgagcaatttttccttgacaagtttgccttgaCATGGAAAACTTCCTCGTGTAGATGGGggatagtggacaaattttccttgtcaaggaaaatctggcgtgctagcttttccttgacaaggaaaaattgtcaagtcagaaatttgctcgtgtagacggacaacaaggaaaatgtgacaaggatattacttgtcaagtgcacttgtcaaggaaaacttgtcatatttctcatttacactaccaaggaaaacttgtcaagaaaaaatttgtcaaggaaaacttgctactGTGTACactcggcaagttttccttgacaagtggacttgtcaaggattAGTAATTTAGGGTTTTAAAAGCATTGTACCCCTAATTTTCCTGCTTTAAAAGTCTCCTCTCCAGGTGGAATTACGTTTTTGCAGCAACCGTTTTCCTGTTGCcatattggctggtttttgttaaaaactgcAAGAAACGGTTAGtatattacttcatttaccttcttgtttttcaacaaacggtaaataaaattcaaactaaCTTGAAATGACAAGACTAAGACTAAGAAAAACAGGATGACTATTCGTGCAAAGATGTAACAGTTAATTTGTATAGTTTCCCCAATCGTTATCATCTCCTTCGCTTTTCTCCTCTTTATTTTCGTAAGCTAAGGCATTTTTTATCatcatttttaatttcaaattttaagaaatgttaaaatttctcATTCGCTTTTCGTACCTTAATTTGCGCTCTATTGTCGTATTCTAAAGCCTCATTGTCGTTGGTCGGATTTTTAAGCAAAGATAATTCGTCTCTTATTGTTTGAAAATTGTacatatgttgtcggtcaaatccgttctcagattgaatccgtttttaccttataggttaaattcgtggTCCTCATTTTCTAAGTTATGACTGAAAACatctataccttccctcaagctctgtcttacgcatctcaacacatcttcttattGTTTCATATCACTTATCGGTTTCTGCATTTATACACTGATCCATTTAGTCTCAACACTACAACAACTTGAAGTTagagaacaaagaactgtactgtgcacTAACAGGTGATCGAGCTCGGACCCTCCAGATCCACTACAGTCCTGagctgtgtcttcaccactacaccacaacGACGAACACAATTCTTTTCATTAATTACTTTTATAAATGGtttggatagcacaagtgttactaatatttttaaaaatccagccacacttttgagtttaaggaacatgtttcgatgtttcaaacatcatcttcagtcatagtgagtgtaacattaaaattattacaaGATAATTATTtcgtatatttaacaattattccatgagcgcgcgttggatatgagatggtaaatagccatcgaggcgtgtagcgccgagtaggctataaccagtctgatatccaacaagcgcgaatggaataattgttttattaaattcttttaACTCCGAAAATTTGGAAATACGAAGTAAGAAcgaaaaaaagcgagaaaattcgagcgaaatcgaaaaacctTGATGAAGATGttatgttgtgtaataccttatggtcagacagacgttggctcatcacaaaaacatttcttgccttttcactTGATCCAAATCGTCGGAATTGATTCAAACTTTCCACACAAaaaaagtatttatttatttttttagctttattcagagagaaatttagcgtgcggatgtcgtggtaAAATCTTTGAAGCCCTAGAAATCCACAAGCATGAGAACGTTATGAATGAATGGTTGCATTGGACGAaatctaaatctagattaacaccatcaaattaatgagccttgacttACCactattgtactaagttttttattcataatcttcattcactgacgaagctctaaacggcgaaacgtttgaagtattaaaccgattacaaacatatatgcctcaagaagtttatTCCCATTAccttatctatcgaggcatggctacacccttcttcttctcatcaatatatatatatatatatatatatatatatatatatatatatatatatacatatatacaagttaagagggtctctcgagtcaacagcgcatctctgcagcaacagcatggttgctctgatagtgtagtggtgatcacacccaaccggtaatcatgGGAGCTTGGTTCGAATTCCGCTCCGGGCATAAAACGTTTTTCATTTGCAATGAAAATTGTCATTCAGGgattgtccgtccttggtcctttcaaaactgcgtgtatatatatatatatatatatatatgaattaTCTTATAAACTTTTTGACGTTACACTCACTAtagctgaagatgatgtttgaaacatcgaaacatgttccttaaagaCAAAAGTTTggttgttttttaaaaattacttttgtataataagtcaattgatatctattTATAAACACCAAAACTAATTTCGGTAACCTGACCCTAATGTTTAGACTCCGAAAAAGTTTCTgtaatccatctgagtgcgtattcaccctaggtaaaatgaggattacCGATTTAACCTAGCTTAAAACGGGTTCAACCTAAAAGCGGATTTTACTGGCAACATATAGGCGaaattttatgatcttgaagTTGGACCTAAAAAACGTAAAGGACTCGAAAAATAAAGAATGTAGTCTATGTGCATCAAATTATTGGCAAATATCGTCTATAGAAAACAGCCAAGTTTCGAAACCTAAACATAGTCGaaacatttcgatttccgcTCTTTGACAAACGTGTAACAGGCATAAATTATTTTCGATCTCTCAGTTAAAGGGACGTATAACCGCATCGAAGCATTTTGGGTAGATTATAAGGATCCTTTAAgaaagaaagtaaacaaaagtcAATTATTTTGTATGTGCTTTCACAAGACATTTAGCGAAAAAACTCGGTTaaacaacccagaaatgtgTGCATAGTGTAAAACTGTTGAAACTGAAGCTGTTTCCCAATATTATCTTCTCAAAGATAAGCGTCGATGTCAATGCGCCACTTAGAGGCcgcttttattggttctctCTGTGTTACTTCATTTTCAGCTTCTTTATCAATCGATCATAATGAAATACATTTTTGCGCGGAATGTTACTAATACCAAGTGCAAAGGAAGATTGTGTGTATACGAATAATCACCGatgttttcgtgcaatttgggaCAAGAAACGCTTGTaagttttttaaaaaccaactgAACTGCACGAGCCCAGAGGTCTTAAATTTACCAGTgtccatttttttcaaattgtccgaaaaaaaaacgttgtggctacttattgataatatacagggagaaaataaaaataaaactgatGGTAATTGTACAGAGGActgacatttgattggctatctgtgatcattggccaatcagaatgcttggtttgttaccttttttttgactgaatttcttCTTTCGTCTCTTTTGTATTTCGTTACctaaaaactgcatttctctcagccaatcagtaaTGTTCTAatcgttgttttctttcttcacgtagATGGCCAATGATTCTCATCACCAAAACAGAACAGTGACTCCAAATTTCGTGCCCATTTCTTCATCCGAGTGCATTGCCTGGCTGACAGtacttaacatcgaagctgttTCTATCGTGACCATGAATGCCCTTGCAATCATTATTTTCCTAAAAGAGCGAAGCCTTCGCAAGGGTAGCATGTACCTGGTGATCAAcctggcggttgcagacatgtttgttcCATACCGCTTGATCGTTAAGCCTTTGGTATTGGGTAACGATTGTTCCTTTTGGAGATTTGAGATCTCAAAAGATTTTTTACCTTTGGCGATCTTCTTTCCAGCAGCCTCTGTAACAAGCCTTGTTGCTATTTCGTTGGAGCGGTTGCACGCAacttttcgtccattcaagcatcgcctcatCGAAAAACGGATGTTTGGAGCAGCTGTTacgggtgtttggtttacagctgcgCTGTATACAGCCATCACTTTTTTCTTTCCCCTGATATTCGTCTTCTCCTTGTCcctaattggtttttttttaattatcccTCTTTCTTATTCGTCCATCGTTATTAAACTTTACTGTGGAACTCATCCTCAACATCAATGTGCCATcaatagagaaagaaaactgaccaagacactgctcattgtaacaattgtatcggCAATACTACTGCTACCCAATGGAATTCTCCATATTTGTTTTTACCTTTCTTCAGGCGAATGGTTAGAAACCATTTCTCATCACCATTTGACGTATTCTCTAGAaagcttattttacgcaaactctctcataaatccattgttatatgcatttaaaatgccacagttcaaaagagctctgtttttattatttcgttgtagatctcgctcggagccagttCAGGTTTTTGCTCTTAATGACATGAAAGTTGTTAGATTTCGCTCAggtaactgatgaatatgtgtttaccaaGCATTTTAAAACTTCgacttctctctctctctctctttgtttttttttctaattgcaaacactttattcaagttagTGTAAAGGAATATCTGTGGAAACGCATGCATGCTAAGATTGTTCCATTCAAATGtattaaagtttgtaaggaattgtttgctcttATGTCCTTTGGTTCgatagtcacgtttgcgataaaatactaactttgTAAGCCTACattgaatttcgagataaataaaggagatgtatgtatgtacttgTGTCAGTTACAGTGTCGCAtggtttggagagctgcatgacgGGAACAAAAATCATTGTAATGTAAGAGTCTCCATAATTCCAAAGATGTGTAAGTTTTGGTCTCCACAATGTGTGTAAAAACTGTCCCCACAGCATAGATGGgggattttgtaatttttgttatttttggagTGCATAGCATACTCTATGCGAGTACATTCAAATGCTATACATATTACTTGGTAATTTCCGAAGGAACACCAAGTGCACACAATGTAGATTTGGAAGACAAGTTCCCACAACTGTGTAAGGTACCATAAAAATTgtttgacttgggccattttagtttcaatagtATTAAAACGCAAACAGTGGTTACAAACATTAGCTTcaaatgcataacttttataaaattgacgtttcgtatgttacaacatacatcatcagaagtgattattagatctattcagttacagataaatttaaattcaaaaatacaactgtacggactgggaactaacgaaatcgattgacataaaacgacaagaatatcctaataatagagataaagtttctcactgccaacgttttcatttaaggctggcctAACTGTAACTGAACTGAATAATAATCTGTAAtaatctgtaactgaataataatcacttctgatgatgtatgttgtaacatacgaaacgtcaagtttataaaagttatgcatttcaagcaaatgtttgtaaccgctgtttgcgttttattcctattgtGTAAGGTACGTATGCATGTacacaccatatgcgcagtacaggCTGCGCAGTGCAATaatgaggaatcaccttaaatattTCGGCTGggcaaaccagccttcttcaggttcttcaggtacaatgtgTGTTATTTTACCtaaagaaggctggtttggctaGCTGAAACATATAGTACAGTCGACCCTTTCCTtacggacacctctctaatacAGACACCTCTCTATGACGGAGGGTTTCCGGCTTGTGTCccgaaaaaattctcacacattttcttttaaaaccaaCTAAAATGCGCGAGCCCAGAGGTCTTCAGTTTACCAGTGTTTACTTTTTCAAAttgtccgaaaaaaaaaaaacgttgtggctacttattgataatatacagggagaaaatagaaagaaaacggATGATAATTGTGAGAGGACTGACATTTGATTGACTATCTGTGatcattggccaatcagaatgcttggattgttaccttttttttgactgaattacctctttcgtctcttttgtattttgttaccTAAAAGCTGCAtttctctcagccaatcagtaaTGTTCTAatcgttgttttctttcttcacgtagATGGCCAATGATTCTCATCACCAAAACAGAACAGTGACTCCAAATTTCGTGCCCATGTCTTCATCCgagaaaaaattctcacacattttcttttaaaaaaacttctATAATACGGaacctctctaatacggacaacggacactAAATCTCGGTCCCACAGAGCAAAGTCATATAAACTAAACCTCTTTATTACAGACACCATAAAATGCCattaaatataaaagaaaaggaatgtGCGAGGGTGTGCGAGACTCTGAGCCTTACAAAAGAAATTACGGTACGAGTTCTGTAGCAGTAGCCGATTCAGTCAAAGGTGTATGAAACGTTTTATGATCACTTACAGTAACAATTATTACAAATCAAATTGTCCCGTACATACATCGTCATACATCGTACATC harbors:
- the LOC137977576 gene encoding substance-K receptor-like isoform X1 — protein: MFTWHQINWFQVKAMANDSHHQNRTVTPNFVPISSSECIAWLTVLNIEAVSIVTMNALAIIIFLKERSLRKGSMYLVINLAVADMFVPYRLIVKPLVLGNDCSFWRFEISKDFLPLAIFFPAASVTSLVAISLERLHATFRPFKHRLIEKRMFGAAVTGVWFTAALYTAITFFFPLIFVFSLSLIGFFLIIPLSYSSIVIKLYCGTHPQHQCAINRERKLTKTLLIVTIVSAILLLPNGILHICFYLSSGEWLETISHHHLTYSLESLFYANSLINPLLYAFKMPQFKRALFLLFRCRSRSEPVQVFALNDMKVVRFRSGN
- the LOC137977576 gene encoding substance-K receptor-like isoform X2 — protein: MNQQNSTLMANDSHHQNRTVTPNFVPISSSECIAWLTVLNIEAVSIVTMNALAIIIFLKERSLRKGSMYLVINLAVADMFVPYRLIVKPLVLGNDCSFWRFEISKDFLPLAIFFPAASVTSLVAISLERLHATFRPFKHRLIEKRMFGAAVTGVWFTAALYTAITFFFPLIFVFSLSLIGFFLIIPLSYSSIVIKLYCGTHPQHQCAINRERKLTKTLLIVTIVSAILLLPNGILHICFYLSSGEWLETISHHHLTYSLESLFYANSLINPLLYAFKMPQFKRALFLLFRCRSRSEPVQVFALNDMKVVRFRSGN
- the LOC137977576 gene encoding substance-K receptor-like isoform X3, yielding MANDSHHQNRTVTPNFVPISSSECIAWLTVLNIEAVSIVTMNALAIIIFLKERSLRKGSMYLVINLAVADMFVPYRLIVKPLVLGNDCSFWRFEISKDFLPLAIFFPAASVTSLVAISLERLHATFRPFKHRLIEKRMFGAAVTGVWFTAALYTAITFFFPLIFVFSLSLIGFFLIIPLSYSSIVIKLYCGTHPQHQCAINRERKLTKTLLIVTIVSAILLLPNGILHICFYLSSGEWLETISHHHLTYSLESLFYANSLINPLLYAFKMPQFKRALFLLFRCRSRSEPVQVFALNDMKVVRFRSGN